A window of the Cystobacter fuscus genome harbors these coding sequences:
- the folE gene encoding GTP cyclohydrolase I: MKPDRAAMAVAIQDFLRAAGLSQEADPNLHETPERVAEAWATEFLDGYAQTPEEALGELIRAPRGSSGELVVVTDLRFQSMCPHHLLPFEGRAHVAYVPAKWVVGFGRLSTLVDCFAHRLILQEDLAREVAASLASVLGSPATACIIEAEQACLRIRGPRQRDARTHAEAYEGLLRRDGAMRRELWTRLALPRR; this comes from the coding sequence GTGAAGCCGGATCGGGCCGCCATGGCCGTGGCCATCCAGGACTTCCTGCGCGCGGCGGGACTTTCCCAGGAGGCGGATCCCAACCTCCACGAGACGCCGGAGCGGGTGGCGGAGGCGTGGGCGACGGAGTTCCTCGACGGCTACGCCCAGACGCCCGAGGAGGCGCTGGGGGAGTTGATTCGCGCGCCGCGGGGCTCGTCCGGGGAGCTGGTGGTGGTGACGGACCTGCGCTTCCAGTCCATGTGTCCGCACCACCTGCTGCCCTTCGAGGGCCGGGCCCACGTGGCCTATGTGCCGGCGAAGTGGGTGGTGGGCTTCGGGCGGCTGAGCACGCTGGTGGACTGCTTCGCGCACCGGCTCATCCTCCAGGAGGACCTGGCGCGCGAGGTGGCCGCGTCGTTGGCGAGCGTGCTCGGCAGCCCCGCCACCGCCTGCATCATCGAGGCGGAGCAGGCGTGCCTGCGCATTCGGGGGCCCCGGCAGCGGGATGCTCGCACGCACGCGGAGGCGTATGAAGGTTTGTTGCGACGGGACGGAGCCATGCGCCGGGAGTTGTGGACGCGCCTGGCGCTCCCGCGCCGATGA
- a CDS encoding zinc-regulated TonB-dependent outer membrane receptor, which yields MSLPSCRLAGIIACLSLSLPLSASAQEPAAPPPSSPETPAPSEDPGLSADDLKDIESALGQDAATAAQEGTPPAATTPPASSNPSGVVISPSNINFRGLELSFILDVAGAAFSSKEPLQSGGHDPTANGFNLQQLEMSLNTAVDPYFRFTGNIVFSQFGVEVEEAYAATTALPANLQLRAGQFLTLFGRLNSTHPHSWDFVDQPFALGRVFGGEGNRGLGVEASWLAPLPWFLEVVGSVTDASGGSTARSFLGAGGGGVSSPLDFQFTGAVKQFFPLSDELSLVWGLSAADGPTPTGYRNRADVFGTDVYLKYRPLSGGNSTIVALQGELFYRRRQVPQDVISDLSGYGQVLWRFSQRWAAAGRYEFGTPARNLAGAIANDALDPDWTANRQRISANVTFWPTEFSRLRLQAATDLVGWRERPDTSVFLALEVVMGAHGAHAF from the coding sequence GTGTCCCTTCCGTCGTGCCGGCTCGCCGGCATCATCGCCTGTCTGTCCTTGTCCCTCCCGCTGTCCGCGTCCGCGCAGGAGCCGGCCGCGCCTCCCCCCTCTTCCCCGGAGACCCCTGCCCCCTCCGAGGACCCGGGGCTGTCCGCCGACGACTTGAAGGACATCGAGTCGGCGCTCGGCCAGGACGCCGCTACCGCCGCCCAGGAGGGCACGCCCCCCGCCGCGACCACTCCCCCCGCCAGTTCCAATCCCAGTGGGGTGGTGATCAGCCCGAGCAACATCAACTTCCGCGGACTGGAGCTGTCCTTCATCCTCGACGTGGCGGGAGCCGCCTTCAGCTCGAAGGAGCCCCTGCAGTCGGGCGGGCATGATCCCACCGCCAACGGCTTCAACCTCCAGCAGTTGGAGATGTCGTTGAACACGGCGGTGGATCCCTACTTCCGCTTCACCGGCAACATCGTCTTCAGCCAGTTCGGCGTCGAGGTGGAGGAGGCGTACGCCGCCACCACCGCCCTGCCCGCCAACCTCCAGCTGCGCGCCGGCCAGTTCCTCACCCTCTTCGGCCGGCTCAACTCCACCCACCCACATAGCTGGGACTTCGTGGACCAGCCCTTCGCACTCGGCCGCGTCTTCGGCGGTGAAGGCAACCGCGGACTGGGCGTGGAGGCCTCCTGGCTCGCGCCGCTGCCCTGGTTCCTGGAAGTCGTGGGCTCCGTCACCGATGCCAGCGGCGGGAGCACCGCGCGCAGCTTCCTCGGCGCCGGGGGCGGAGGAGTCAGCTCACCGCTCGACTTCCAGTTCACCGGCGCGGTGAAGCAGTTCTTCCCGCTGAGTGATGAGCTGTCGCTCGTCTGGGGCCTGTCAGCCGCGGATGGGCCCACCCCCACCGGCTACCGCAACCGCGCCGACGTGTTCGGCACCGACGTGTACCTCAAGTACCGGCCCCTCTCCGGAGGCAACTCCACCATCGTGGCCCTCCAGGGCGAGCTGTTCTACCGGCGCCGGCAGGTGCCCCAGGACGTCATCTCGGATCTCAGCGGCTACGGCCAGGTCCTCTGGCGCTTCTCCCAGCGGTGGGCCGCCGCCGGCCGCTACGAGTTCGGCACTCCCGCGCGCAACCTCGCGGGCGCCATCGCCAACGACGCACTCGATCCCGACTGGACCGCCAACCGCCAGCGCATCTCGGCCAACGTCACCTTCTGGCCCACCGAGTTCTCCCGCCTGCGCCTGCAAGCCGCCACGGACCTCGTCGGCTGGCGGGAGCGTCCGGACACCTCGGTCTTCCTCGCACTCGAAGTGGTGATGGGCGCGCACGGCGCTCACGCCTTCTGA
- a CDS encoding metal ABC transporter substrate-binding protein, with the protein MSPFRFLAALSAALCCLLSLPARADLKVVATLPDLAALAKAVGGEHVQVTAMALSTQDPHFVDARPNLALELNRADLLLSVGLELEIGWLPTLQNGARNQRILSSGPGFLDVSQFVVNKREVPQTPTDRSNGDVHPGGNPHYLYDPNVGLAVAQGIAEKMIALDAKNAEAYRANLTKFTDELKKAIPAWQQRLAGLKGTPVVAYHRTTAYLSAWLGFDTIAYLEPKPGIPPTPAHVAQVLAQARQRKARMVLREEYYPASTSKLVADKIPAPLVVLPGGTNFRGGETYLQHIEDLVTRLEKGLKGQGS; encoded by the coding sequence ATGAGCCCCTTCCGATTCCTCGCGGCCCTGAGCGCCGCCCTCTGCTGCCTGCTGTCCCTTCCCGCCCGCGCCGACCTGAAGGTGGTCGCCACGCTGCCCGACCTCGCCGCGCTCGCCAAGGCCGTGGGCGGCGAGCACGTCCAGGTCACCGCCATGGCGCTGTCCACCCAGGATCCCCACTTCGTGGACGCCAGGCCCAATCTGGCGCTCGAGCTCAACCGCGCCGATCTGCTGCTCTCCGTCGGCCTGGAGCTGGAGATCGGCTGGTTGCCCACGCTCCAGAATGGCGCGCGCAATCAGCGCATCCTCTCCAGCGGTCCCGGCTTCCTGGACGTGTCCCAGTTCGTCGTCAACAAGCGCGAGGTGCCCCAGACCCCCACGGATCGCAGCAATGGCGACGTGCACCCGGGCGGCAACCCGCACTATCTCTATGACCCGAACGTCGGCCTCGCGGTCGCCCAGGGGATCGCCGAGAAGATGATCGCCCTGGATGCGAAGAACGCGGAGGCCTACCGCGCCAACCTGACAAAGTTCACCGACGAGCTGAAGAAGGCCATCCCCGCCTGGCAGCAGCGGCTGGCCGGACTCAAGGGCACGCCCGTCGTCGCCTACCACCGGACCACGGCCTACCTGTCCGCGTGGCTGGGCTTCGACACCATCGCCTACCTCGAGCCCAAGCCCGGCATCCCGCCCACGCCCGCCCACGTGGCCCAGGTGCTCGCACAGGCCCGCCAGCGCAAGGCGCGGATGGTGCTGCGCGAGGAGTACTACCCCGCCAGCACCTCCAAGCTGGTGGCGGATAAAATCCCCGCTCCCCTCGTCGTCCTCCCGGGCGGCACCAACTTCCGGGGAGGAGAGACGTACCTCCAGCACATCGAGGACCTGGTGACCCGGCTGGAGAAGGGCCTGAAGGGCCAGGGGAGCTGA
- a CDS encoding metal ABC transporter ATP-binding protein: MENEPVVAETEHKHSHEHTKDVILCCEDLVIGYDGKPMLPPVDFQVRRGTFLAVIGRNGSGKSTWFKTLLGLLPPVSGRVYRSSPHVKSAYVPQTSGIDALLPVRAGELVRWGRISGWNFLWPFGARGDRRAVERALDTAGALPIAHRPYRELSEGQKQRALLARVLATEADLVLLDEPTAAMDAVAERETMKRLAELAHEHGLAVVVVSHDLRVAAESADQLLFVDRETSSVVLGDADTVFCHPAFRRQYGDEYCPRHPPSGHPRGPTVG, from the coding sequence GTGGAGAATGAGCCCGTGGTGGCGGAGACGGAGCACAAGCACTCGCACGAGCACACGAAGGACGTGATCCTGTGCTGCGAGGATCTGGTGATCGGCTACGACGGCAAGCCGATGCTGCCGCCCGTGGACTTCCAGGTGCGTCGGGGCACCTTCCTGGCGGTCATCGGCCGCAACGGCTCGGGCAAGAGCACGTGGTTCAAGACGTTGCTGGGCCTCCTGCCGCCAGTGTCCGGCCGGGTGTACCGCTCCAGCCCGCATGTGAAGAGCGCGTACGTGCCACAGACCTCGGGCATCGACGCGCTGCTGCCCGTGCGCGCGGGGGAGCTGGTGCGCTGGGGGCGGATCTCCGGGTGGAACTTCCTCTGGCCCTTCGGCGCACGGGGGGATCGACGCGCGGTGGAGCGGGCGCTGGACACCGCCGGGGCCCTGCCCATCGCCCACCGCCCCTACCGCGAGCTGTCCGAGGGACAGAAGCAGCGCGCCCTGCTCGCGCGCGTGCTCGCCACCGAGGCGGACCTGGTGCTGCTCGACGAGCCCACGGCCGCCATGGACGCGGTGGCCGAGCGCGAGACGATGAAGCGCCTGGCGGAGCTGGCGCATGAGCATGGGCTCGCGGTGGTGGTGGTGAGTCACGACCTGCGCGTGGCCGCCGAGTCCGCCGATCAGCTCCTCTTCGTGGATCGGGAGACCAGCTCCGTGGTCCTGGGCGACGCGGACACGGTCTTCTGCCATCCTGCCTTCCGCCGCCAGTACGGCGACGAGTACTGCCCCCGTCATCCGCCCTCAGGACATCCCCGTGGACCCACAGTCGGTTAG
- a CDS encoding metal ABC transporter permease, producing MDPQSVSPSSWAQFWDAYELFRDPMLCALIAGSVLGFLGVYVVLRRMVFVSAAVTQSAGLGVALAFYAEIHLGMHVDPTLGAVALALVATMLLMMDPARLRLTRESLLGLAYAFTGGAAILVGDRISQEAHDIQGILFGTAVLVERPQLLAVAWAGALILFIHLWWFRGLTFASFDRIGAHVQGLPVRMLDAVLMISIGLMVGVSARALGALPVFAFSILSALAALMLDLRLPWTFLLSTLAGAISGLGGYLFAYFYNFPVGGSQTVLATAIVALAFGVRGVKQFVTRSRG from the coding sequence GTGGACCCACAGTCGGTTAGTCCCTCCTCCTGGGCCCAGTTCTGGGACGCCTACGAGCTGTTCCGCGATCCCATGCTGTGCGCGCTCATCGCCGGCAGCGTGCTCGGCTTCCTGGGCGTCTACGTGGTGTTGCGGCGCATGGTGTTCGTCAGCGCCGCGGTGACGCAGTCGGCGGGCCTGGGCGTGGCGCTCGCCTTCTACGCGGAGATCCACCTGGGCATGCACGTGGATCCCACGCTGGGCGCGGTGGCGCTCGCGCTGGTGGCCACGATGCTGTTGATGATGGATCCGGCGCGGCTGCGGCTCACGCGGGAGAGCCTGCTCGGCCTGGCCTATGCGTTCACCGGCGGCGCGGCCATCCTCGTGGGCGATCGCATCTCCCAGGAGGCCCATGACATCCAGGGCATCCTCTTCGGCACGGCGGTGCTCGTGGAGCGCCCCCAACTGCTCGCGGTCGCGTGGGCGGGCGCCCTCATCCTCTTCATCCACCTGTGGTGGTTCCGCGGCCTCACCTTCGCCAGCTTCGATCGCATCGGCGCGCACGTGCAGGGGCTGCCGGTGCGCATGCTCGACGCGGTGTTGATGATCTCCATCGGCCTGATGGTGGGCGTGTCGGCGCGGGCACTCGGCGCGCTGCCGGTGTTCGCCTTCTCCATCCTCTCGGCGCTCGCCGCGCTGATGCTGGACCTGCGCCTGCCATGGACCTTCCTGTTGTCCACGCTCGCGGGCGCCATCTCGGGACTGGGCGGCTACCTCTTCGCCTACTTCTACAACTTCCCCGTGGGAGGCTCGCAGACGGTGCTCGCGACCGCGATCGTGGCGCTGGCCTTCGGGGTGCGCGGCGTGAAGCAGTTCGTCACCCGCTCCCGGGGCTGA
- a CDS encoding isochorismatase family protein, giving the protein MPTFRLQRDRTSLLVVDVQERLCGAMANDALERMLNRVNAAIEGARALALPVLVTEQYPKGLGSTHSLVKARLGDFSAVEKREFSACVPDVVMGLGAREQVLVVGMETHVCVFQTVRALVERGFTPFVCADAVLSRHPEDRRVGLEACRDVGARLLTVELALFDLLGSADAPEFKKISAAVR; this is encoded by the coding sequence ATGCCCACCTTCCGGCTCCAGAGGGATCGAACCTCGCTCCTCGTCGTCGATGTCCAGGAGCGGCTGTGCGGCGCCATGGCGAACGACGCGCTCGAGCGGATGCTCAACCGCGTCAACGCCGCCATCGAGGGCGCCCGGGCGTTGGCGCTGCCCGTGCTCGTCACCGAGCAGTACCCCAAGGGCCTGGGGTCCACGCACTCCCTGGTGAAGGCGCGCCTGGGCGACTTCTCCGCCGTGGAGAAGCGGGAGTTCAGCGCCTGCGTGCCCGACGTGGTGATGGGGCTCGGCGCCCGCGAGCAGGTGCTGGTCGTGGGCATGGAGACCCACGTGTGTGTCTTCCAGACGGTGCGCGCGCTGGTGGAGCGGGGCTTCACGCCGTTCGTCTGCGCGGACGCGGTGCTCTCGCGCCACCCCGAGGACCGGCGCGTGGGCCTGGAGGCGTGCCGCGACGTGGGCGCTCGCCTGCTCACCGTGGAACTGGCGCTCTTCGATCTGCTCGGGAGCGCGGACGCCCCCGAGTTCAAGAAGATCTCCGCCGCGGTGCGCTGA
- a CDS encoding cyclic nucleotide-binding/CBS domain-containing protein, producing MTAPVKSVFLDTPLSEVALLLADAHIAGTPVTDDEGRVLGIISEPDILNALLADQPLDTTARELMTSPVYTVNEFETTDEVMALFRKHGVHHLPVVREEQLLGIITPADVIRYLARDLDEPPRVG from the coding sequence ATGACCGCGCCCGTGAAGTCCGTATTCCTGGATACTCCGCTCTCGGAGGTCGCCCTGCTGCTGGCCGATGCCCACATCGCCGGCACACCGGTGACGGACGACGAGGGGCGCGTGTTGGGCATCATCAGCGAGCCCGACATCCTCAATGCGCTCCTGGCGGACCAGCCGCTGGACACCACGGCGCGCGAGCTGATGACCTCGCCCGTATACACGGTGAACGAATTCGAGACCACCGACGAGGTGATGGCGCTCTTTCGCAAGCATGGCGTCCACCACCTGCCCGTGGTGCGTGAGGAGCAACTGCTGGGCATCATCACGCCCGCGGACGTCATCCGCTACCTCGCGAGGGATCTCGACGAGCCGCCCCGGGTGGGTTGA
- a CDS encoding alpha/beta fold hydrolase, whose translation MSEPLRLDDWGGDGPVLHFAHANGFPPGSYRKFLQTLTPRAHVLTQQSRWLVPGMHPRSLRNWEDLADDLAGALLARGLSGVVGVGHSMGGVATMIAAAKHPGLFRGVVMLDPVLFTGGPALFFQVIGLLGLAGRVPPASLAHRRREQWNSREEAATSYRKKALFRHFDPDCFQDYLTHGLTDVPGGGMRLTIPTAWEARVFETAPHSPWRWLREVKEPMLVLRAQDSDTLTPAALARVRRTRPEVETGEMPGTHLFPLERPEACGQRLQAFLDRVGVPPPA comes from the coding sequence ATGAGCGAACCTCTGCGACTGGATGACTGGGGCGGCGATGGCCCCGTGCTGCACTTCGCGCATGCCAATGGCTTCCCGCCGGGCAGCTACCGCAAGTTCCTCCAGACCCTCACGCCCCGCGCGCACGTGCTCACCCAGCAAAGCCGCTGGCTCGTGCCGGGAATGCATCCCCGGTCCCTGCGCAACTGGGAAGACCTGGCCGACGATCTCGCCGGAGCCCTGCTCGCCCGGGGGCTGTCGGGCGTGGTCGGCGTGGGGCACAGCATGGGCGGCGTGGCCACGATGATCGCCGCGGCGAAGCACCCGGGGCTCTTCCGGGGCGTGGTGATGTTGGATCCCGTGCTGTTCACGGGTGGACCCGCCCTGTTCTTCCAGGTGATCGGGCTGCTCGGACTGGCCGGCCGCGTGCCTCCGGCCAGCCTCGCCCACCGGCGCCGCGAGCAGTGGAATTCGCGCGAGGAGGCCGCCACGAGCTACCGCAAGAAGGCCCTCTTCCGGCACTTCGATCCCGACTGCTTCCAGGACTACCTCACCCATGGCCTCACGGACGTCCCCGGCGGAGGGATGCGGCTCACCATCCCCACGGCCTGGGAGGCGCGCGTCTTCGAGACGGCCCCCCACTCCCCGTGGCGGTGGTTGCGCGAGGTGAAGGAGCCGATGCTCGTGCTGCGCGCCCAGGACTCGGACACGCTCACCCCCGCGGCCCTGGCCCGGGTGCGCCGCACACGCCCCGAGGTCGAGACCGGGGAGATGCCCGGCACCCACCTCTTCCCGCTGGAACGGCCCGAGGCGTGTGGCCAGCGCCTCCAGGCCTTCCTCGACAGGGTGGGTGTGCCCCCGCCGGCCTGA
- a CDS encoding tetratricopeptide repeat protein codes for MLARYLRAEEPALFPISPWDEIPDLELPAPRLREGLGRAHIPVSTREPLAQAFFDQGLRLLHLGWRSESRRAFAEAARRDPELAMAWWGLALTRGAGARCATARAEAIHRALALSEGVTDAEQRYIVAATFLADKGPANGRHGFVREMEGLIDRFPEDAEARLLLAGFLADGYEPDGRPGPGQPYAQALVRELLRTHPHHEGVHHAWVQLMEESARPGEAVESARRLRLLVPQVGTALLSAGRLLLRTGHTHDARETLEAAVAVEDAWLQQEGIPGAAASVAGQALRLLVQACADAGRYGEAQGWARRLRARVEEVTPQLGQSLVFSAGALSGLHLRFGFWRAAAELRVELPEGSRPAEQVLLRGMETYARGLRALELGKLTEAERACEALDALGLSLAEERKGDGRLLCPRDVSRVVELAGCELRGALESRQGDSARAEATLIRTMRLERRLRGAGPAPFSRQARETLARARIRAGRADKAIELAESLVKERPGSGHAWLLLAEVHVARGDRDAAARALASCLECWRGADAHLSEIQRARIFRAERVELGGGEAANASC; via the coding sequence ATGTTGGCGCGATACCTTCGAGCCGAGGAACCCGCTCTCTTCCCCATCTCTCCCTGGGACGAGATTCCGGACCTGGAGCTGCCCGCCCCCCGTCTTCGCGAGGGCCTGGGGCGCGCGCACATCCCGGTGAGCACCCGCGAGCCCCTGGCCCAGGCCTTCTTCGATCAAGGGCTGCGCCTGCTGCACCTGGGCTGGCGGAGCGAGTCGCGGCGGGCCTTCGCGGAGGCCGCTCGGAGGGATCCGGAGCTGGCCATGGCCTGGTGGGGTCTGGCGCTGACGCGAGGGGCCGGCGCCCGGTGCGCCACGGCGCGCGCGGAGGCCATCCACCGGGCGCTCGCGCTCAGCGAGGGCGTGACGGACGCGGAGCAGCGCTACATCGTCGCGGCCACCTTCCTGGCCGACAAGGGCCCCGCCAACGGCCGCCATGGTTTCGTGCGCGAGATGGAGGGCCTCATCGACCGCTTCCCCGAGGACGCCGAGGCCCGGCTGTTGCTCGCGGGCTTCCTCGCGGACGGGTACGAGCCGGATGGGCGTCCCGGGCCGGGCCAGCCCTATGCGCAGGCGCTCGTGCGCGAGCTGCTGCGCACGCACCCGCACCACGAAGGGGTGCACCATGCCTGGGTGCAGTTGATGGAGGAGAGCGCGCGCCCCGGTGAGGCGGTGGAGAGCGCGCGCCGCCTGCGACTGCTCGTTCCCCAGGTGGGCACGGCCCTGTTGAGCGCCGGCCGGCTCCTGCTGCGCACCGGCCACACCCACGATGCCCGCGAGACGCTGGAGGCGGCGGTGGCGGTGGAGGACGCCTGGCTCCAGCAGGAGGGCATTCCTGGCGCCGCCGCGTCCGTGGCGGGCCAGGCGCTGCGCCTGCTCGTCCAGGCGTGCGCCGACGCGGGGCGCTACGGCGAGGCCCAGGGGTGGGCGCGCCGCCTGCGGGCCCGGGTGGAAGAGGTGACGCCGCAGCTCGGACAGTCGCTCGTGTTCTCCGCGGGCGCGCTCTCCGGCCTGCACCTGCGCTTTGGTTTCTGGCGCGCGGCGGCGGAGCTGCGCGTGGAGCTGCCCGAGGGCTCACGTCCGGCCGAGCAGGTGCTGTTGCGCGGCATGGAGACGTATGCCCGCGGCCTGCGTGCCCTGGAGCTGGGCAAGCTCACCGAGGCGGAGCGCGCGTGCGAGGCACTCGACGCGCTGGGCCTGTCGCTCGCGGAGGAGCGCAAGGGCGATGGTCGCCTGCTGTGCCCACGGGATGTCTCCCGGGTGGTGGAGCTGGCCGGGTGCGAGCTGCGCGGCGCGCTGGAGTCCCGGCAGGGAGATTCCGCTCGCGCCGAGGCCACGCTCATCCGCACCATGCGCCTGGAGCGCCGGCTGCGCGGGGCGGGCCCCGCTCCATTCTCCCGTCAGGCCCGCGAGACGCTCGCCCGCGCCCGGATCCGCGCCGGCCGCGCGGACAAGGCGATCGAGCTGGCCGAGTCGCTCGTGAAGGAGCGGCCCGGCAGCGGACATGCCTGGCTCCTGCTGGCCGAGGTGCACGTCGCTCGGGGAGATCGGGACGCGGCGGCCCGGGCGCTCGCCTCGTGCCTGGAGTGCTGGCGGGGAGCGGATGCCCACCTGTCGGAGATCCAACGCGCCCGGATCTTCCGCGCGGAGCGGGTGGAGCTCGGTGGGGGAGAAGCGGCCAACGCTTCGTGCTGA
- a CDS encoding Bax inhibitor-1/YccA family protein, translated as MAWETQGWQPARADVTDVLMQESQRTFMSRVYGWMFAGLMTTGVVALLAASSQQAVMMVAQFRWVFLIAQLGLVFALSALAPRLAAPVAGALFLVYSVLTGLTFSVLFYVYTGGSIANAFLMAAGTFGAMSVYGAVTKKDLSAWGTFLFMGLIGVVIASVVQIFVQNSMLNFVLGCAGVVLFAGLAAYDTQKLREMHAAVGYKSATSASINGALVLYLDFINLFISLLRLFGDRRDD; from the coding sequence ATGGCTTGGGAAACACAGGGGTGGCAGCCAGCGCGCGCTGACGTCACGGACGTCCTGATGCAGGAGTCCCAGCGCACCTTCATGTCGCGCGTGTACGGGTGGATGTTCGCGGGACTGATGACGACGGGCGTCGTGGCGCTGTTGGCCGCGTCGAGCCAGCAGGCGGTGATGATGGTCGCCCAGTTCCGCTGGGTGTTCCTCATCGCCCAGCTCGGCCTGGTGTTCGCCCTCTCGGCGCTGGCACCCCGACTGGCGGCGCCGGTGGCCGGAGCCCTCTTCCTGGTGTACTCGGTCCTCACCGGGCTCACCTTCTCGGTGCTCTTCTACGTCTACACGGGCGGCTCCATCGCCAACGCCTTCCTCATGGCCGCGGGCACCTTCGGCGCGATGAGCGTCTACGGCGCGGTCACCAAGAAGGATCTGAGCGCCTGGGGCACCTTCCTCTTCATGGGCCTCATCGGCGTGGTCATCGCCAGCGTGGTGCAGATCTTCGTGCAGAACTCCATGCTCAACTTCGTGCTGGGCTGCGCGGGCGTGGTGCTCTTCGCGGGGCTCGCCGCGTACGACACGCAGAAGCTGCGCGAGATGCACGCCGCCGTGGGTTACAAGTCGGCCACCTCGGCGAGCATCAATGGCGCCCTGGTGCTCTACCTGGACTTCATCAACCTCTTCATCTCCCTGCTGCGCCTCTTCGGCGATCGCCGCGACGACTAG
- a CDS encoding phospholipid scramblase-related protein: MSESPKWTTENSGLELDWKERATPEERGQQAARSEGEAGRGAPGDPRYMGPGVRLALASLLEGPGLTVRQLREWGESLTGWETRNRYEAIDHNGHFMLFIGEAGSGLGQSLLRNFLPFRSLELECMTKDGILALSLKRAVTLFFTHVEVTAWDGRPLGYIQQRWGLVRRHFDLCTPAGVVMATLTGPLWRPWTFTVRQKGEEVAVIRKQWSGFVSEAFTDADTFGVEFRPGLTDGRLRQLVLAATLMVDLCYFEERDNSQGTLLGALSDD, encoded by the coding sequence ATGAGCGAATCGCCGAAATGGACCACCGAGAACAGCGGTCTGGAGCTGGACTGGAAGGAGCGCGCGACACCGGAGGAGCGTGGCCAGCAGGCGGCACGAAGCGAGGGGGAGGCCGGTCGGGGCGCGCCGGGGGATCCGCGCTACATGGGCCCCGGGGTGCGGCTCGCGCTCGCGTCCCTGCTCGAGGGGCCGGGCCTCACCGTGCGCCAGTTGCGCGAGTGGGGCGAGTCCCTCACCGGCTGGGAGACGCGCAACCGCTACGAGGCCATCGACCACAATGGCCACTTCATGCTCTTCATCGGCGAGGCGGGCTCCGGCCTGGGCCAGTCCCTGCTGCGCAACTTCCTGCCCTTCCGCTCGCTGGAGCTGGAGTGCATGACGAAGGACGGCATCCTGGCGCTGAGCCTCAAGCGCGCCGTGACGCTCTTCTTCACGCACGTGGAGGTGACGGCCTGGGACGGGCGCCCACTGGGCTACATCCAGCAGCGCTGGGGGCTGGTGCGGCGCCACTTCGACCTGTGCACCCCCGCGGGCGTGGTGATGGCCACGCTGACGGGGCCCCTCTGGCGGCCGTGGACCTTCACCGTGAGGCAGAAGGGCGAGGAGGTGGCCGTCATCCGCAAGCAGTGGAGCGGGTTCGTCTCGGAGGCCTTCACCGACGCGGACACCTTCGGCGTGGAGTTCCGCCCCGGGCTCACCGACGGGCGGCTGCGGCAGCTGGTGCTCGCCGCCACCCTGATGGTGGACCTCTGCTACTTCGAGGAGCGCGACAACTCCCAGGGCACCCTGCTCGGCGCCCTGAGCGACGACTGA
- a CDS encoding (2Fe-2S) ferredoxin domain-containing protein — MPPFQRHVFVCTNRRPDGHPKGCCATKGGEEVRARFKEELEKRGLKGQMRANAAGCVDTCSFGVSVVVYPEGTWYGGVKPEDVPAIVDEHLVGGHPVERLLMPFSRGKAQE; from the coding sequence ATGCCTCCGTTCCAACGTCATGTATTCGTCTGTACCAACCGGCGTCCCGACGGCCACCCCAAGGGGTGCTGTGCCACCAAGGGGGGCGAGGAAGTGCGCGCCCGCTTCAAGGAGGAGCTGGAGAAGCGTGGCCTCAAGGGGCAGATGCGTGCCAACGCCGCCGGGTGCGTGGATACCTGCTCCTTCGGCGTGTCGGTCGTCGTCTACCCCGAGGGCACCTGGTACGGCGGGGTGAAGCCCGAGGACGTGCCCGCCATCGTCGACGAGCACCTGGTGGGAGGCCACCCCGTGGAGCGGCTGCTCATGCCGTTCTCCCGGGGCAAGGCCCAGGAGTAG